In Halichondria panicea chromosome 17, odHalPani1.1, whole genome shotgun sequence, a single window of DNA contains:
- the LOC135351229 gene encoding uncharacterized protein LOC135351229 translates to MINTSQQFCVQNFMIMDKIISHSNAAYGLESRVEDENVYELIQPTEEDFNPATDKEVFVKVRVKCYAITTILALLIAVLSLIVALAGVSYASIELSNQQSQLSSSMVCSQELGSGISNPASSCNAIPQYTPSGEYWIVTNRTSCPVRVYCDMNQTSCSCNTTGGWMRVANLDMTDPNQTCPGGFRLMSRTTPPLRTCGRPGPAGCVSTTYPTYGVEYSRVCGRVIGYQDGSPGAFAPYYSNRKLSVDDVYLNGVSLTHGRSPRQHLWTFVNAADETRTRSSRNACPCTRPGLNYNNVPPFIGQDYFCETGSRQTHSINKFYPDDPVWDGQGCGGNSTCCEFNNPPWFCKQLPQPTTDDIELRLCGDENTNNEDTPLEIVEIFVQ, encoded by the coding sequence atgataaacaCTAGCCAGCAATTTTGTGTGCAAAACTTTATGATAATGGACAAAATCATTAGTCACAGTAATGCTGCATACGGTCTTGAAAGTAGAGTGGAGGACGAAAATGTTTATGAACTTATACAACCAACGGAAGAAGACTTCAATCCAGCAACAGACAAAGAAGTGTTCGTCAAAGTGCGAGTGAAGTGCTATGCTATTACCACCATCTTAGCTCTATTGATAGCTGTCCTTTCACTGATAGTGGCTTTGGCAGGAGTGAGCTATGCTTCAATAGAATTGAGCAATCAGCAAAGTCAACTGAGCAGTTCCATGGTATGCAGTCAGGAGCTGGGATCCGGCATAAGCAATCCAGCTAGCTCTTGCAATGCCATACCTCAATACACACCATCTGGTGAATATTGGATAGTGACTAACAGAACTAGCTGTCCTGTTCGGGTCTACTGTGACATGAATCAaacaagctgtagctgcaacactACAGGAGGATGGATGAGGGTAGCCAACCTTGACATGACTGACCCCAACCAGACCTGCCCGGGTGGATTCAGACTGATGTCAAGGACAACGCCACCACTGCGTACTTGTGGCAGACCTGGACCAGCAGGATGTGTGTCTACTACCTATCCAACTTATGGGGTGGAGTACTCTCGAGTTTGCGGGAGAGTGATTGGCTATCAAGACGGATCACCAGGTGCTTTTGCACCGTATTATTCCAACAGAAAATTATCTGTTGACGATGTTTACCTTAATGGTGTGAGTCTAACTCATGGACGGTCACCTCGACAGCACCTCTGGACATTTGTTAATGCAGCCGATGAAACTCGTACTCGCTCAAGTCGCAATGCATGCCCCTGCACAAGACCTGGCCTTAACTACAATAATGTACCCCCTTTCATTGGTCAAGACTACTTTTGTGAAACAGGAAGCCGACAGACCCATAGTATTAATAAATTCTACCCTGATGATCCTGTCTGGGACGGTCAGGGATGTGGAGGTAACAGTACTTGCTGTGAGTTCAACAACCCACCGtggttctgcaagcaactcCCTCAGCCAACTACAGACGATATCGAGTTGAGGCTTTGTGGTGATGAAAACACAAATAATGAAGATACACCTCTTGAAATTGTTGAAATCTTTGTGCAGTGA
- the LOC135351227 gene encoding THO complex subunit 1-like: MSSEKMANESLQGQELFVECIKTCCGDIQALQSLFEETPGNEQDKKSILEQSFRDTLHSVLVSGSLNNTDRTQLVNLSIAAAQGGICYFTVPFILLGDIFDCSTLDVCEEVFGFVESLVATWTSKEFYSSGKILLLRMCNDLLRRLSSAQNTVFCGRIQLFLAQLFPLSEKSALNLMSHFNLENITAYNKEAGKNESLESNDEAMDIDTGTDVKPGPPIDYNLYHKLWSIQDAFRQPIDSFSSDFWKAFTANIQEILQAFSSFKLEDTSDHAIGSSQKRPKKQRHASTAEYSESHYFAKFLTSEKLMNLQLQDSHFRRHILIQLLVLFQYLTTDTKFKTSAQVLPDSGSQWVKDTTEEVYKLIEETPPKGKKFAAYIRKMLQQETSWIAWKNDGCPSFEKHSLSNKDLTPISTKDHIGDRADSPTIDMGNAELSRLWNLGSDNLEACKQKSRNFTPDLKQFLEEPIEQADPEAKIEADFKLISNPNFTWRALRLLSQGSSHFFQNTTASIKQIPEFLEQVMIQTGKDFQNGTT; this comes from the coding sequence ATGAGTTCAGAAAAAATGGCGAATGAAAGTTTACAAGGCCAAGAACTGTTTGTTGAGTGCATTAAAACCTGCTGTGGGGACATTCAAGCTCTACAGAGCCTATTCGAGGAAACACCCGGAAACGAGCAAGACAAGAAGTCAATTCTTGAGCAATCCTTTCGAGACACTCTCCACTCTGTCCTTGTTTCAGGGTCCCTGAATAACACAGATAGGACGCAATTGGTCAATCTCTCTATTGCTGCAGCACAAGGTGGTATTTGCTACTTCACAGTTCCGTTTATTCTTTTGGGGGACATTTTCGATTGCTCTACTCTTGATGTTTGCGAAGAAGTGTTCGGTTTTGTGGAGAGTCTTGTTGCAACTTGGACCAGCAAAGAGTTTTATAGCTCTGGAAAAATCCTCCTTTTGAGAATGTGCAATGATCTTTTGCGACGGCTTTCTTCTGCTCAAAACACAGTATTCTGCGGTCGAATTCAACTCTTTTTGGCACAACTTTTCCCCCTCTCTGAAAAATCCGCTCTGAATCTAATGAGCCATTTCAATCTGGAAAACATCACGGCCTACAACAAAGAAGCCGGAAAGAATGAAAgcctagaaagcaacgacgaGGCTATGGATATAGACACAGGAACTGATGTCAAACCTGGGCCACCTATTGATTACAATTTGTACCACAAGCTTTGGTCAATTCAAGACGCATTTCGACAGCCCATTGATTCATTCTCGTCCGATTTCTGGAAGGCGTTTACAGCAAATATTCAAGAAATTTTACAGGCCTTTTCTAGTTTCAAGCTCGAGGACACCTCAGATCATGCGATAGGCTCGTCTCAAAAGCGACCCAAAAAGCAAAGGCATGCAAGTACGGCTGAGTATAGCGAATCACACTACTTTGCGAAGTTTCTAACGAGCGAAAAGCTAATGAATCTGCAGCTCCAAGATTCTCATTTCCGTAGGCACATTCTCATTCAGTTGCTTGTCCTATTCCAATATCTGACAACTGATACCAAGTTCAAGACTTCGGCTCAAGTACTGCCTGATTCCGGTTCCCAGTGGGTCAAGGACACTACAGAAGAAGTGTACAAACTAATTGAAGAGACGCCACCCAAAGGAAAGAAATTCGCTGCCTACATTCGCAAGATGCTTCAGCAAGAAACGAGTTGGATTGCTTGGAAAAACGATGGCTGTCCATCATTCGAGAAACACTCACTGTCCAACAAAGACCTCACACCAATCTCAACGAAAGACCACATTGGGGACAGAGCGGATTCCCCCACTATTGATATGGGTAATGCTGAGTTATCACGTCTCTGGAATTTAGGCTCTGACAATCTCGAAGCATGCAAGCAAAAGTCGCGAAATTTTACTCCCGATTTGAAGCAGTTTCTTGAAGAACCAATCGAGCAAGCCGACCCTGAAGCAAAGATAGAAGCTGACTTCAAGCTGATTAGTAATCCTAACTTTACCTGGCGAGCTCTGAGGCTGTTGTCGCAAGGAAGTTCTCATTTTTTTCAAAACACGACTGCTTCAATTAAGCAGATACCAGAGTTCCTCGAGCAGGTGATGATACAGACTGGAAAAGACTTTCAGAATGGAACAACTTAG
- the LOC135351228 gene encoding CDP-diacylglycerol--glycerol-3-phosphate 3-phosphatidyltransferase, mitochondrial-like, with translation MSSSWKHFSALLQRLNRRSSPILISGNSVDVLYSPEQFFTTLKDGVAKARERIILSSLYLGTQKREQELVRLIGDSLSDKPALHCSLLLDYLRGSRGAPNSRSMVQPLVNEYEDRFKLNLYHTPNLRGWLKWAGPERFNEVMGLQHMKIYIFDDDLVLSGANLSRDYFVDRQDRYIWFKNCPQLTDYFAELVTTTCSHSFTLKPDGATEAPSSVATDPLSSRQAAQVFRTSLNRAISDLIQKQHPMDKDIVCGGEGLNVKEGLDTAVFPLVQMGYYNIRQDEEMTEELFEGLSDGDRLCLASGYFNLPPRYVEALLEGKGEYHILAASPQANGFYGGKGVAGHVPAMYAHFAHKFLEKASSLSCVERINYLEFYREGWTFHGKGLWLYPAGEHLPLLSLIGSSNYGHRSLTRDLEAQVALITTNQKLRESLHQEKIEMFEYGKRLSLADVTADVSRKLTFLEWLATTILKPHV, from the exons ATGTCTTCTAGCTGGAAGCATTTTTCTGCTCTCTTACAGAGACTAAACCGTCGTTCTAGTCCTATTCTTATCTCAGGAAACAGTGTGGATGTCTTGTATTCTCCTGAGCAGTTCTTCACTACACTAAAG GATGGTGTGGCAAAAGCTAGAGAGAGAATCATCCTCTCATCACTCTACCTCGGTACACAGAAGAGAGAGCAGGAACTG GTCAGGCTCATAGGTGACTCCCTCTCGGACAAGCCCGCCCTCCATTGCTCCTTGCTGCTGGACTATCTCAGAGGGTCTAGAGGAGCGCCTAACTCACGGAGCATGGTTCAACCGCTCGTGAACGAATATGAGGACCGTTTCAAACTTAACCTCTACCATACGCCCAATCTAAGGGGATGGTTAAAGTGGGCGGGGCCTGAGAGGTTCAACGAAGTAATGGGTCTACAGCACATGAAGATTTATATATTTGATGATGACTTGGTATTAAGCGG TGCTAATCTAAGCCGCGACTACTTTGTGGACAGGCAAGATCGGTACATCTGGTTTAAAAACTGCCCACAGCTCACGGACTATTTCGCAGAGCTAGTGACTACGACATGCTCACACTCCTTCACTCTAAAGCCTGACGGAGCCACTGAGGCACCCAGTAGTGTGGCAACAGACCCTCTATCGTCTAGACAAGCTGCTCAAGTATTCAGAACTTCTCTAAATCGAGCCATTTCCGATTTGATACAAAAACAGCACCCTATGGACAAAGAcattgtgtgtggtggtgaaGGGTTAAACGTGAAAGAAGGATTAGACACTGCCGTGTTTCCACTGGTACAAATGGGTTATTATAACATCAGACAAGATGAGGAGATGACTGAGGAGTTATTTGAAGGTCTTAGTGATGGGGATCGACTGTGTTTGGCGTCCGGTTACTTCAACCTTCCTCCCAGGTATGTGGAGGCACTATTGGAGGGGAAAGGAGAGTACCACATCCTGGCTGCTTCACCTCAG GCTAATGGCTTCTACGGTGGCAAGGGAGTGGCTGGTCATGTCCCTGCCATGTATGCCCACTTTGCTCACAAGTTTCTCGAAAAAGCATCGTCTCTTAGCTGTGTGGAAAGGATTAACTATCTGGAGTTCTACAGAGAGGGTTGGACCTTTCATGGGAAGGGACTGTGGCTCTACCCTGCTGGAGAGCACTTGCCTCTGCTCTCACTAATAGGCTCCAGTAACTATG GTCATAGGTCACTGACTCGGGACCTAGAGGCACAAGTTGCTCTAATAACTACCAACCAAAAGCTGAGAGAATCATTGCATCAG GAGAAGATTGAAATGTTTGAGTATGGAAAGCGGCTGTCTTTGGCTGATGTTACTGCAGATGTCAGTAGAAAACTAACATTTCTCGAGTGGCTAGCCACAACCATTCTGAAACCTCATGtttaa